The genomic DNA CATCAAAGACAGGTATGAAGAACATCACAATGTCAGATACACTGAAAAGGCAATTGAAGCAGCTGTTAGATTAAGTGACAGGTATATAACCGATAGATACTTGCCCGACAAGGCAATTGATGTCATGGACGAAGCCGGCGCAAGGGTTCATCTCTCACACATAGTTGTTCCAAAGGAAATAGTTGAGCTTGAAGAGGAGATTGAAAAAATCAGACAAATGAAAAATCAAGTTGTCAGGAATCAGGATTTTGAACAAGCTGCGAGATTGCGTGACCTTGAAAAGAAACTTTTAAGCGACCTTGAAATCGCAAAGAGAGAATGGGAAATAAAAGCGCAAAGCATGGTCTTTGAAGTCACCGAGGAAGACATAGCAGAAGTAGTTGCGATGATGACAGGAATACCTGTTAATAAGATAAGTCAATCTGAGTCCGAGAAGTTGATAAACATGGCTGAGGAATTGAAAAAACAAGTTGTAGGTCAGGATGAGGCAATTGATAAATTGACACGCGCCATAAGAAGAGCAAGAGCTGGTCTAAAGGACCCACGCAGACCCATTGGCTCTTTTATATTCCTTGGACCAACTGGGGTTGGAAAGACAGAACTCGCAAAAGCCCTTGCAAGATATCTTTTTGACACGGAAGATGCCTTGGTAAGAATTGATATGAGCGAATATATGGAAAAGTTTAATGTATCACGCTTAATAGGTGCTCCCCCAGGATATGTCGGCTATGAAGAAGGCGGACAGTTAACCGAAAAAGTCAGAAGAAAACCATATTCTGTTGTCTTGTTTGATGAAATTGAAAAAGCTCATCCAGATGTTTTCAACATATTGTTACAGGTCCTTGATGACGGACAATTGACGGACAGTTTGGGGAGAAGAGTTGACTTCAGGAACACGATCATAATAATGACATCAAACATTGGAACGAGAGATATAAAGGTTACTGGTGGAATTGGCTTTGGGATTGGGGAAACGCCAAAGGATAGATTTGAAGCGATGAAAGCTACGATTGAGGAAGCTGTAAAAAGGGTTTTCAGCCCCGAGTTCCTGAACAGAATTGATGAGATAATTATATTCAAACCTCTTGAGAAAGAACACATAATGCAAATCGTTGATATAGCGATTCAAGATATTTTGAAACGTCTTAAGACGATGAACATGACGCTTGAATTGACCCGAAGTGCGAAAGAATTTCTTGCTGAAAAGGGTTATGACCCTGCATTTGGTGCAAGACCTTTGAAGAGAGCAGTTCAAAAGTACCTTGAGGAGCCATTATCTGAAGAGATTTTAAAGGGTAAATTCGCCTCCGGAAGCGTCATAAAAGTTAAGTTATCCAAAAATCGCGATGAGCTCGTCTTCTACGATGCGAGCAAACAAAAAGGAGAGCCAGAAGAACTTGCGGAAGAGGAAAAATAAACTTTCCTAATTATGCAGTTTTCCCAAATTTCAACCGAACAGGTTTTAAACATCTTCAAGGAAACGGGGGCTTTACTTGAAGGTCACTTTTTATTGACTTCGGGGCTACACAGCCCCAAGTATTTTCAATGCGCAAAGGTTCTTCAATACCCTGAATATGCAGAACTCTTATGCAGGCAAATTTCAAGACACTTTTATACAAGTGAAGTTGAACTTGTGATTTCTCCAGCTGTGGGTGGGATAATTGTTGGATATGAAGTAGCAAGACAGCTTGAGGCAAGAAATATATTCGCTGAAAGGGAAAGTGGGGTTATGAAATTAAGACGGGGTTTTGAAATAAAACAAGGGGAAAGAGTTTTGGTCTGTGAAGATGTTGTTACAACTGGTGGAAGTGTTTTTGAGGTGATTGAACTTGTAAAAAACGCCGGTGGGAAATTGATCGGCGTCGGATGTATAGTTGACAGAAGCGGTGGTAAAATTGACTTCGGGACAAGATTCTCCGCTGTGATACGACTTGAAGTTCCATACTTCAAACCCGAAGAATGCCCACTCTGTAAAGAGGGTGTAGAACTTGTAAAACCAGGAAGCAGAGGAATTTATTAAAAAATCAACCTTATCCATGTCAGGGGAAAACCTCAAGGGAAATATGAAGCTTAAAAAACGGAATGTGATCTACCGTGGGAAAGTTTTTAACATAATAGTTGATGAGCTTGAATACTTTAAGTCAGGGAATCACACTATCCGTGAAGTCGTTGAGCACCCAGGTGGTGCTGTTATTTTAGGGATTCTCCCGGATGAGAAAATCATACTCATAAAACAGTACAGATATCCGATAGATAAATTCATATACGAGCTTCCAGCTGGAAAACTTGACCCCGGGGAGGACCCTAAAATTTGTGCGATAAGGGAGCTTGAGGAGGAAACAGGGTTTAAACCTGCTGAGATTGAGCTTTTAACCTACATTTATACAAGCCCTGGCTTTTGTAGCGAAAAACTTTACATTTATCTTGCCACAAATCTTCAAAAAGTTAAGCAAAACCTTGAAGAGGGGGAACTTATCTCAGTTGAATTTAAAACCATTGATGAAGCAATTGAAATGATCTTAAATGGTGAAATCGTTGACGCTAAATCAATAGTTGGGATAATGGTCGGTGAAAAAATTTTGAAAAGGAAATGGGCGAGGAGATAAAAAATGGAAATCGGCAATTTAATGTTGAAATGAAAAAATGCATCTTCAAAGGCTGTCAAGGGGAGCTTGAAGAGATAAGTTACTACGAACGGAACAACTGGATCACAGTTGAATATCAATGTAAGAAGTGCAAGAGAAAATTTACGGTGAAGATAGAAACATAAGAAGTGGGCGGTAGAGGATTTGAACCTCTGACCTCTTGCATGTCAAGCAAGCGCTCTAACCAGGCTGAGCTAACCGCCCAAAACTTGCATTATTAATATAAAAACTTGGGGCATAAAAATCAAATAAAAAGTTAATTTGACTTTCAATTTTGAAATCATTATATTTACATCGTGGACTTGTAATGTCCAAAATTAAGAGTTCAACTTAAAATGATAATATCAAAGACATTGGATTACGCAGTCAGGACATTGATATACCTTGGGAAACAACCCGAGGGAAAAACAATTTTTATGAAGGAAATCGCCGAGAATCAGAGGATACCATTGAGTTATCTGGCGAAAGTAATGAGACAGCTTGTAAAAGCAGGAATTGTGTGGTCAGAATTTGGACCAAATGGTGGTTATTCCCTTAAAAAGACACCATCGCAAATAACTCTAAAACAAGTTTATGAAGCTGTTGAGGGAGAAATAAAGATGATAGATTGTTTTGATAATCCAACTTATGCTTGCGTTTTCACATCTTGTTGTGGTCAAGCGGATATATGGCACGAGGTTGAAATGAAGCTTGTGAACATACTTGAAAGCATAACCATTCAAGATATAATTGCTCGGGATTGCACATACCCGACGAAACTTTTAAAAACAAAAATAAATAAACAGGAGAAAAAGCATGCCAACTCTTGAAGTAAGGGACTTGTATGTCAGCGTTGATGGTAAAGAAATTCTAAAGGGCTTGAATTTTTCAATCAATAAAGGCGAAGTTCATGCGTTGATGGGTCCGAACGGTTCAGGTAAAAGCACGCTTGCGTATACGATCATGGGACATCCGAAGTATAAAGTTGAGAAGGGAGATATAATTTTTGAAGGTAAAAGTATACTTGATCTTAAACCTGATGAACGTGCACGACTTGGGCTTTTTCTTGGGTTTCAATACCCTGTTGAAGTACCAGGTGTGACATTATTTAATTTCCTTTGGAAGGCAATCCAAGCGATAAATCAGGACTCCACTCTTCAAAGAAATTTAAATTTGCCAAAGTCGGTGATTGATTACAAAAAGGATATAATTGACAAAGTGAAAAGATTGAACATGAATGAGATTTTCATATATAGACCCATTGGTGTTGGTTTTTCAGGTGGAGAGAAGAAAAGGATGGAGATTCTGCAGATGGCTATGTTGAAACCGATAATCGCTTTTCTTGACGAGCCCGATTCGGGTCTTGATATTGATTCATTGAAGATCGTCGCCGATGTCGTTAATTCAACACGCAATCCAGACATTGGGATAGTTATGATAACGCATTATCAAAGAATTTTAAATTACATCCAACCAGATTTCGTTCATATAATGCTTGATGGCAAAATTGTAAAGTCGGGTGGTCCTGAAATAGTTGAAAAACTTGAACAGGAAGGTTATGCTTGGATAAGAGAAACCGCAGCAGAAGCTGCTGATTAAAAAATTAAAAAGGAGATGAACCAATGGCAGAAGTGAAAACACAAAAGCCAAAAATAGATCTTGATTACACCAGATATGACTTCAAAGACGAGGTCAAATATGTCTATCAATCTAAGCGTGGTTTAAGCAGAGAAGTTGTTGAGGAAATCTCGTACTGGAAAAATGAACCCGATTGGATGAGGAGATTCCGGTTGCATTCGCTTGAGGTATTTCTTAAGAAACCGATGCCAACCTGGGGTGCTGACCTCTCGGAGATAAATTTTGACGAATACATTTACTATATCAAGCCAACAGACAGAAAAGGCAAATCTTGGGATGAGGTTCCGGAGAATATAAGACAGACGTTTGAACGACTTGGCATACCTGAAGCGGAAAGGAAATTCTTAGCTGGTGTTGGAGCACAGTATGAGTCAGAGGTTGTCTATCACAGTTTGCGTGAGGATTTGCGGAAAAAGGGCGTTATTTTCACCGATATGGACACCGCTGTAAGAGAATACCCAGAAATTGTTAAAAAATACTTTGGAACGGTTGTCCCACCAGAAGATAACAAATTCGCAGCTCTTAACAGTGCTGTTTGGAGTGGTGGTAGTTTTGTATATGTTCCAAAGGGTGTTAAGGTTGATTTCCCGCTTCAGGCGTACTTTAGGATAAATGCGGAAAGCGTTGGACAATTTGAGAGGACATTGATCATTGCGGAGGAAGGTGCTGAAGTCCATTACATTGAAGGTTGCACCGCCCCAATCTATCGTGAAGATTCACTTCACAGTGCCGTTGTTGAAATAATCGCAATGCCCGGCTCACATGTGAGATATACAACTGTTCAGAATTGGTCAAAGAATGTCTATAATCTCGTTACGAAAAGGGCTGTGGCTTATGAGGGTGCTTTCGTTGAATGGGTTGATGGAAACCTCGGAAGCAAGACAACGATGAAATATCCATGTGTTTATCTTTTGGGCAAAGGCGCAAGAGCTGAGGTCTTATCA from Candidatus Thermokryptus mobilis includes the following:
- a CDS encoding ATP-dependent Clp protease ATP-binding subunit, with the translated sequence MEGNFSNRVQEVIRLSREEALRLGHDYIGTEHLLLGIIREGEGLAVKILRNLGCDLYKLKKAIEDTVRTPGGTLVMGSLPLTKQAEKVLKITYLEAKLYKSDVIGTEHLLLSILRDEDNLASQILRQFGITYEAVRNELDNILSGKSNVTERARYAETTKAQERTKTPVLDNFSRDLTKLALEGKLDPVIGRDKEIERVAQILSRRKKNNPVLIGEPGVGKTAIVEGLALRIVQKKVSRVLQNKRIVQLDLAALVAGTKYRGQFEERVKAILNELEKARDVILFIDELHTIVGAGGASGSLDASNMFKPALARGELQCIGATTLDEYRQYIEKDGALERRFQKVMIDPPSVEETIYILMNIKDRYEEHHNVRYTEKAIEAAVRLSDRYITDRYLPDKAIDVMDEAGARVHLSHIVVPKEIVELEEEIEKIRQMKNQVVRNQDFEQAARLRDLEKKLLSDLEIAKREWEIKAQSMVFEVTEEDIAEVVAMMTGIPVNKISQSESEKLINMAEELKKQVVGQDEAIDKLTRAIRRARAGLKDPRRPIGSFIFLGPTGVGKTELAKALARYLFDTEDALVRIDMSEYMEKFNVSRLIGAPPGYVGYEEGGQLTEKVRRKPYSVVLFDEIEKAHPDVFNILLQVLDDGQLTDSLGRRVDFRNTIIIMTSNIGTRDIKVTGGIGFGIGETPKDRFEAMKATIEEAVKRVFSPEFLNRIDEIIIFKPLEKEHIMQIVDIAIQDILKRLKTMNMTLELTRSAKEFLAEKGYDPAFGARPLKRAVQKYLEEPLSEEILKGKFASGSVIKVKLSKNRDELVFYDASKQKGEPEELAEEEK
- the pyrE gene encoding orotate phosphoribosyltransferase, producing the protein MSTEQVLNIFKETGALLEGHFLLTSGLHSPKYFQCAKVLQYPEYAELLCRQISRHFYTSEVELVISPAVGGIIVGYEVARQLEARNIFAERESGVMKLRRGFEIKQGERVLVCEDVVTTGGSVFEVIELVKNAGGKLIGVGCIVDRSGGKIDFGTRFSAVIRLEVPYFKPEECPLCKEGVELVKPGSRGIY
- a CDS encoding NUDIX hydrolase, whose amino-acid sequence is MKLKKRNVIYRGKVFNIIVDELEYFKSGNHTIREVVEHPGGAVILGILPDEKIILIKQYRYPIDKFIYELPAGKLDPGEDPKICAIRELEEETGFKPAEIELLTYIYTSPGFCSEKLYIYLATNLQKVKQNLEEGELISVEFKTIDEAIEMILNGEIVDAKSIVGIMVGEKILKRKWARR
- a CDS encoding RrF2 family transcriptional regulator, which gives rise to MIISKTLDYAVRTLIYLGKQPEGKTIFMKEIAENQRIPLSYLAKVMRQLVKAGIVWSEFGPNGGYSLKKTPSQITLKQVYEAVEGEIKMIDCFDNPTYACVFTSCCGQADIWHEVEMKLVNILESITIQDIIARDCTYPTKLLKTKINKQEKKHANS
- the sufC gene encoding Fe-S cluster assembly ATPase SufC encodes the protein MPTLEVRDLYVSVDGKEILKGLNFSINKGEVHALMGPNGSGKSTLAYTIMGHPKYKVEKGDIIFEGKSILDLKPDERARLGLFLGFQYPVEVPGVTLFNFLWKAIQAINQDSTLQRNLNLPKSVIDYKKDIIDKVKRLNMNEIFIYRPIGVGFSGGEKKRMEILQMAMLKPIIAFLDEPDSGLDIDSLKIVADVVNSTRNPDIGIVMITHYQRILNYIQPDFVHIMLDGKIVKSGGPEIVEKLEQEGYAWIRETAAEAAD
- the sufB gene encoding Fe-S cluster assembly protein SufB, which gives rise to MAEVKTQKPKIDLDYTRYDFKDEVKYVYQSKRGLSREVVEEISYWKNEPDWMRRFRLHSLEVFLKKPMPTWGADLSEINFDEYIYYIKPTDRKGKSWDEVPENIRQTFERLGIPEAERKFLAGVGAQYESEVVYHSLREDLRKKGVIFTDMDTAVREYPEIVKKYFGTVVPPEDNKFAALNSAVWSGGSFVYVPKGVKVDFPLQAYFRINAESVGQFERTLIIAEEGAEVHYIEGCTAPIYREDSLHSAVVEIIAMPGSHVRYTTVQNWSKNVYNLVTKRAVAYEGAFVEWVDGNLGSKTTMKYPCVYLLGKGARAEVLSIAYAGAGQHQDTGAKIIHVAPYTTSNIVSKSISKDGGRTSYRGLVKVQKGAIGVKATIKCDALMLDEFSRSDTYPYMEIEEELVSIGHEATVGKISEEQLFYLMSRGLTESEALTLVVLGFIEPFAKELPLDYAIELNKLIKLEMEGAIG